A stretch of Castanea sativa cultivar Marrone di Chiusa Pesio chromosome 2, ASM4071231v1 DNA encodes these proteins:
- the LOC142624597 gene encoding FRIGIDA-like protein 4a, which produces MGSIPDPGELTELTPPSFDEFQRQTSLMTSCTLLWKELSDHFTSLEQNLLKKSEALRNKIQSLDKETKVSLSELEQREVSIEGSVEIALGKLGENKEAALIALRKVSGEVDENENGEVDDGEGLLLVLKSFCVKMDALGFWRFVTGKKKELEALRAQMPLALAECLDPARFVLESISEVFPVDKRVEKSERGNDLGWACVLVLESLIPVVVDPVIGKSRLLVTPTVKERAKRIAETWKASLEERGGIENVKTPDVHTFLQHLVTFGIVKKEDVNLYRKLVVGSAWRKQMPKLAVSLGLGDKMPDMIEELISRGQQLDAVHFTYEVGLVNKFPPVPLLKAFLKDARKAAASIMDDPNNPGRAAQLAGRKEQSALRAVIKCIEEYKLEDQFPPENLKKRLEQLEKAKTEKRKPAAVPANKRTAAVPANKRTRANSGGPMPPAKAGRLTNAYVSSFPAPPTIVRSPSHAQYPAGIPAYHSPPPMYGSRSPPTNPYAYSPEAAPPLGSYPVAPMNYPAYGGYGNGIAPAYQQAYYR; this is translated from the exons ATGGGGTCGATCCCCGATCCAGGCGAGTTGACCGAGTTGACTCCGCCGAGTTTCGACGAGTTCCAGAGGCAAACCTCACTGATGACGAGCTGCACGCTCCTCTGGAAGGAGCTCTCCGACCACTTCACTTCCTTGGAGCAGAACCTCCTGAAGAAATCTGAAGCTCTCAGGAACAAAATCCAGAGTCTGGACAAAGAAACCAAGGTCTCGCTCAGCGAGCTCGAGCAGCGCGAAGTCTCCATCGAAGGCAGCGTCGAGATCGCCCTCGGAAAGCTCGGGGAGAACAAGGAAGCCGCTCTCATCGCTCTCCGGAAAGTCTCCGGCGAGGTCGACGAGAACGAGAACGGTGAGGTCGACGACGGCGAGGGGCTGCTGCTTGTGCTGAAGTCGTTTTGCGTGAAAATGGACGCGCTAGGGTTTTGGAGGTTTGTGACTGGGAAGAAGAAGGAGTTGGAGGCGTTGAGAGCTCAGATGCCTCTGGCTTTAGCTGAGTGCCTCGATCCGGCGAGGTTCGTGCTCGAATCGATATCGGAGGTGTTTCCGGTGGACAAGAGGGTGGAGAAGAGTGAGCGAGGGAACGATTTGGGCTGGGCCTGTGTTCTGGTGCTGGAATCGCTGATACCTGTGGTGGTGGACCCGGTGATCGGAAAGTCAAGGCTGCTGGTGACGCCGACGGTGAAGGAGCGCGCGAAGAGGATCGCGGAGACGTGGAAGGCGAGCTTGGAGGAGCGCGGTGGAATCGAGAACGTGAAGACTCCGGACGTGCACACCTTCTTGCAACACTTGGTGACCTTCGGGATTGTGAAGAAGGAAGATGTGAATTTGTATCGGAAGCTCGTTGTCGGTTCGGCCTGGCGGAAGCAGATGCCTAAGCTCGCCGTCTCGCTCGGCCTCGGCGATAAAATGCCCG ATATGATTGAGGAATTAATCAGCAGGGGACAGCAGCTTGATGCTGTGCATTTTACTTATGAAGTTGGTCTTGTGAACAAGTTCCCTCCTGTTCCTCTTCTGAAAGCTTTTTTGAAGGATGCAAGGAAGGCTGCAGCTTCTATTATGGATGATCCCAATAATCCCGGCCGAGCTGCG CAACTAGCTGGACGTAAGGAGCAGTCAGCACTTCGGGCTGTCATCAAGTGTATTGAAGAGTACAAACTAGAGGATCAGTTCCCTCCAGAAAATCTTAAGAAGCGCCTTGAACAGCTAGAGAAGGCCAAGACAGAGAAGAGAAAACCAGCCGCAGTCCCTGCCAACAAAAGAACAGCAGCAGTCCCTGCTAACAAAAGAACACGAGCTAACAGTGGTGGCCCCATGCCTCCGGCCAAGGCTGGACGTTTGACAAATGCTTATGTATCTTCCTTCCCTGCACCGCCTACAATTGTTAGGTCTCCCTCTCATGCTCAGTACCCTGCTGGCATCCCTGCATACCATTCCCCACCCCCCATGTATGGCAGCAGAAGCCCACCAACAAATCCTTATGCGTACTCACCAGAAGCAGCCCCACCTCTTGGATCATACCCAGTTGCTCCCATGAACTATCCTGCATATGGAGGCTATGGCAATGGAATTGCACCAGCTTATCAGCAGGCTTACTACCGATAG